In Crassostrea angulata isolate pt1a10 chromosome 6, ASM2561291v2, whole genome shotgun sequence, a genomic segment contains:
- the LOC128189303 gene encoding PRELI domain containing protein 3A-like isoform X3, whose protein sequence is MSSWSSEHIFEHPWEDVVRAAYRKYPNPCNPAVKGVDVVNRSVCPQGTIQSHRLLSTEFPLPEVAARIIGTPEKNFISEHSTLNARNKMFKLESRNLLGANDHAMHISEHSKLDRSKSKYELQSKNLTLGHLVTVHERMEYFPHPQDRSKTCLKQQSTVKVNVPFLSGYLERLLIENFEKNAMKGRNGMEWVIDRIKEEDSSNKVKQSSDILTQLETKFKREAEDLKQSMDSFFHKTQANTSPL, encoded by the exons ATGTCCTCTTGGTCTTCGGAACATATTTTCGA GCATCCTTGGGAGGATGTGGTGCGAGCAGCGTACCGTAAATATCCCAATCCCTGTAACCCAGCAGTGAAGGGGGTGGATGTTGTGAACCGATCAGTGTGTCCCCAGGGGACTATTCAAAGCCACCGCCTGCTCTCGACAGAATTCCCCCTCCCAGAGGTGGCTGCCAGA ATTATTGGAACACCAGAGAAAAACTTCATCAGCGAACACTCCACATTAAATGCcagaaataaaatgttcaaattagaATCTCGCAAT CTTTTAGGGGCAAATGATCATGCTATGCATATAAGTGAACATTCCAAACTTGACAGATCCAAGTCCAAATATGAACTTCAGTCCAAAAAT ctTACCCTTGGGCATTTAGTGACCGTCCACGAACGCATGGAATATTTCCCTCACCCTCAGGATAGATCAAA aacCTGTCTCAAACAGCAGTCCACAGTCAAAGTCAATGTGCCTTTTTTGTCAGGCTACCTAGAGAGGCTCCTTATAGAGAACTTTGAGAAGAATGCCATGAAG GGACGTAATGGTATGGAGTGGGTGATTGATAGAATAAAAGAAGAGGATTCATCAAACAAAGTAAAACAATCGTCAGACATTTTAACACAATTAGAAACCAAATTCAAGAGGGAAGCTGAGGACCTCAAACAAAGCATGGACAGTTTCTTTCACAAAACCCAGGCCAACACCTCCCCACTTTGA
- the LOC128189303 gene encoding PRELI domain containing protein 3A-like isoform X1, translating into MSSWSSEHIFEHPWEDVVRAAYRKYPNPCNPAVKGVDVVNRSVCPQGTIQSHRLLSTEFPLPEVAARLLGANDHAMHISEHSKLDRSKSKYELQSKNLTLGHLVTVHERMEYFPHPQDRSKTCLKQQSTVKVNVPFLSGYLERLLIENFEKNAMKGRNGMEWVIDRIKEEDSSNKVKQSSDILTQLETKFKREAEDLKQSMDSFFHKTQANTSPL; encoded by the exons ATGTCCTCTTGGTCTTCGGAACATATTTTCGA GCATCCTTGGGAGGATGTGGTGCGAGCAGCGTACCGTAAATATCCCAATCCCTGTAACCCAGCAGTGAAGGGGGTGGATGTTGTGAACCGATCAGTGTGTCCCCAGGGGACTATTCAAAGCCACCGCCTGCTCTCGACAGAATTCCCCCTCCCAGAGGTGGCTGCCAGA CTTTTAGGGGCAAATGATCATGCTATGCATATAAGTGAACATTCCAAACTTGACAGATCCAAGTCCAAATATGAACTTCAGTCCAAAAAT ctTACCCTTGGGCATTTAGTGACCGTCCACGAACGCATGGAATATTTCCCTCACCCTCAGGATAGATCAAA aacCTGTCTCAAACAGCAGTCCACAGTCAAAGTCAATGTGCCTTTTTTGTCAGGCTACCTAGAGAGGCTCCTTATAGAGAACTTTGAGAAGAATGCCATGAAG GGACGTAATGGTATGGAGTGGGTGATTGATAGAATAAAAGAAGAGGATTCATCAAACAAAGTAAAACAATCGTCAGACATTTTAACACAATTAGAAACCAAATTCAAGAGGGAAGCTGAGGACCTCAAACAAAGCATGGACAGTTTCTTTCACAAAACCCAGGCCAACACCTCCCCACTTTGA
- the LOC128189303 gene encoding PRELI domain containing protein 3A-like isoform X2: protein MSSWSSEHIFEHPWEDVVRAAYRKYPNPCNPAVKGVDVVNRSVCPQGTIQSHRLLSTEFPLPEVAARIIGTPEKNFISEHSTLNARNKMFKLESRNLTLGHLVTVHERMEYFPHPQDRSKTCLKQQSTVKVNVPFLSGYLERLLIENFEKNAMKGRNGMEWVIDRIKEEDSSNKVKQSSDILTQLETKFKREAEDLKQSMDSFFHKTQANTSPL, encoded by the exons ATGTCCTCTTGGTCTTCGGAACATATTTTCGA GCATCCTTGGGAGGATGTGGTGCGAGCAGCGTACCGTAAATATCCCAATCCCTGTAACCCAGCAGTGAAGGGGGTGGATGTTGTGAACCGATCAGTGTGTCCCCAGGGGACTATTCAAAGCCACCGCCTGCTCTCGACAGAATTCCCCCTCCCAGAGGTGGCTGCCAGA ATTATTGGAACACCAGAGAAAAACTTCATCAGCGAACACTCCACATTAAATGCcagaaataaaatgttcaaattagaATCTCGCAAT ctTACCCTTGGGCATTTAGTGACCGTCCACGAACGCATGGAATATTTCCCTCACCCTCAGGATAGATCAAA aacCTGTCTCAAACAGCAGTCCACAGTCAAAGTCAATGTGCCTTTTTTGTCAGGCTACCTAGAGAGGCTCCTTATAGAGAACTTTGAGAAGAATGCCATGAAG GGACGTAATGGTATGGAGTGGGTGATTGATAGAATAAAAGAAGAGGATTCATCAAACAAAGTAAAACAATCGTCAGACATTTTAACACAATTAGAAACCAAATTCAAGAGGGAAGCTGAGGACCTCAAACAAAGCATGGACAGTTTCTTTCACAAAACCCAGGCCAACACCTCCCCACTTTGA